The following are encoded together in the Pyxidicoccus xibeiensis genome:
- a CDS encoding FruA-associating protein, FapA, whose translation MTTTIEHAGFNKVTSLYPEEQELMAPDALELTPQTANQLRAKASHWLTRAQKDLHDAIFARDGSDESLDLYASARAELDSAEAWALRVAKALSRQRD comes from the coding sequence ATGACTACGACGATTGAACATGCCGGGTTCAACAAGGTGACGTCGCTGTACCCCGAAGAGCAGGAGCTGATGGCTCCGGATGCGCTCGAGCTGACGCCTCAAACGGCGAATCAGTTGCGAGCCAAAGCCAGCCATTGGCTCACGCGCGCGCAGAAAGACTTGCATGATGCCATCTTCGCGCGCGATGGCTCGGATGAGAGCCTGGACCTCTACGCGAGCGCTCGCGCGGAGCTCGACTCGGCCGAGGCCTGGGCCCTGCGCGTCGCCAAGGCCCTCAGCCGCCAGCGGGACTGA
- a CDS encoding BTAD domain-containing putative transcriptional regulator, whose translation MSGTAGVRLELLGEARLRCGEALIPLERRTAGVLAWLALEGPHPKYRLAGLLWADSSETTARNNMRQLLRRLRLACAAELVQGTDVLSLCERVVTDAAELQAHVLSGRYAQALALDGVLLGALEYDDCAEFQSWLEGARERVDKLRRRAVHSESEACERRGDLSGALTLAERLLGMDPYSEEAWRRLMRLHYVSGDRMAALNAFERCRRLLREELATTPLPETVALAREIERGPAAGKPATVVKAKLPLSVLRPPVLVGREREWARMEAAWEAGQTIFLFGEPGVGKTRLAHDFAASRGAHISLEARPGESNVPYSSHVRLVRQLLAKRPDTKLEPWVRRELARLLPDQAGPEGVPPPMADEADRSRFLEAHCELIYQLCAGVDALVADDLQYMDSATAEFAVLMLSRRHAPGPGGRFPRFIDTFRKDELSPQAAACIQQLVVAGLAVVIELAPLGLDAVGALLNSLDLPGVDRLVGDVSRHTGGNPLFITETLKHLLETGGLERGWPEHVPPSGRGQQLIQQRLERLSPSALQVARLASLARTSFGLELAGEVLEMNTLSLATHLAELEAAQIFRGERFTHDLLFEVVRQGVPRSLEALFHRRLAAALELRKAAPAVVAQHWLDGGEPRRAVPFLLAAAHAEAGALRHLEAALLYHRAAALLDETGNADEAARIRSRVRGIPSA comes from the coding sequence GTGTCAGGTACGGCAGGCGTCCGCCTGGAGCTCCTGGGCGAGGCCCGGCTCCGGTGCGGCGAGGCGCTCATCCCATTGGAGCGTCGCACGGCCGGCGTGCTGGCATGGCTCGCGCTGGAAGGGCCGCACCCCAAGTACCGGCTCGCGGGCCTGCTGTGGGCGGACTCCAGCGAGACGACGGCGCGCAACAACATGCGCCAGCTGCTGCGGCGGCTGCGGCTGGCGTGCGCCGCGGAGCTGGTGCAGGGCACGGACGTGCTCTCACTGTGTGAGCGGGTGGTCACGGACGCCGCGGAGCTGCAGGCGCACGTGCTGTCGGGGCGGTACGCGCAGGCCCTGGCGCTGGACGGCGTGCTGCTGGGTGCGCTGGAGTACGACGACTGCGCCGAGTTCCAGTCGTGGCTGGAGGGTGCGCGCGAGCGGGTGGACAAGCTGCGCCGGCGCGCCGTGCACTCGGAGTCCGAGGCATGTGAGCGGCGGGGCGATTTGTCCGGGGCGCTGACACTGGCGGAGCGGCTGTTGGGGATGGACCCGTACTCGGAGGAGGCGTGGCGGCGGCTGATGCGGCTGCACTACGTGTCCGGGGACCGGATGGCGGCGCTCAACGCCTTCGAGCGGTGCCGGCGCCTGCTGCGCGAGGAGCTGGCCACCACGCCGCTGCCGGAGACGGTGGCGCTCGCGCGGGAAATCGAGCGGGGCCCGGCGGCGGGCAAGCCCGCCACCGTGGTGAAGGCGAAGCTGCCGCTGTCGGTGCTGCGCCCGCCGGTGCTGGTGGGCCGCGAGCGCGAGTGGGCGCGGATGGAGGCGGCGTGGGAGGCGGGGCAGACCATCTTCCTCTTCGGCGAGCCCGGCGTGGGGAAGACGCGGCTGGCGCACGACTTCGCCGCGTCGCGCGGCGCGCACATCTCCCTGGAGGCGCGGCCGGGAGAGTCGAACGTGCCGTACTCCTCGCACGTGCGGCTGGTGCGGCAGCTCTTGGCGAAGCGGCCGGACACGAAGCTGGAGCCGTGGGTGCGGCGCGAGCTGGCGCGGCTGCTGCCGGACCAGGCCGGGCCGGAAGGGGTGCCCCCGCCCATGGCGGACGAGGCGGACCGCAGCCGCTTCCTCGAGGCGCACTGCGAGCTCATCTACCAGCTGTGCGCGGGGGTGGACGCGCTCGTCGCGGATGACCTGCAGTACATGGACTCCGCCACGGCCGAGTTCGCGGTGCTGATGCTGTCGCGCCGTCACGCCCCCGGGCCAGGGGGGCGCTTCCCGCGCTTCATCGACACGTTCCGGAAGGACGAGCTGTCGCCCCAGGCGGCCGCCTGCATCCAGCAGCTGGTGGTGGCGGGGCTGGCCGTCGTCATCGAGCTGGCGCCGCTGGGCCTGGACGCGGTGGGCGCGCTGCTCAACAGCCTGGACCTGCCCGGGGTGGACCGGCTGGTGGGCGACGTGTCGCGGCACACGGGCGGCAACCCGCTCTTCATCACCGAGACGCTCAAGCACCTGCTGGAGACGGGCGGGCTGGAGCGCGGCTGGCCCGAGCACGTGCCGCCGTCCGGCCGGGGCCAGCAGCTCATCCAGCAGCGCCTGGAGCGGCTGTCTCCCTCCGCCCTGCAGGTGGCGCGGCTGGCGTCGCTGGCGAGGACGTCCTTCGGCCTGGAGCTGGCCGGCGAGGTGCTGGAGATGAACACCCTCTCGCTGGCCACGCACCTGGCGGAGCTGGAGGCGGCGCAGATCTTCCGCGGGGAGCGCTTCACGCACGACCTGCTCTTCGAGGTGGTGCGCCAGGGTGTCCCGCGCTCGCTGGAGGCGCTGTTCCACCGGCGGCTGGCGGCGGCGCTGGAGCTGCGCAAGGCGGCACCGGCGGTGGTGGCGCAGCACTGGCTGGACGGCGGCGAGCCCCGGCGCGCCGTGCCCTTCCTGCTGGCGGCGGCACATGCCGAGGCGGGGGCGCTGCGGCACCTGGAGGCCGCCCTGCTCTACCACCGCGCCGCCGCGCTGCTGGATGAGACAGGGAATGCCGACGAGGCCGCCCGCATCAGGTCGCGGGTCCGGGGCATTCCCAGCGCATAG
- the mhpA gene encoding bifunctional 3-(3-hydroxy-phenyl)propionate/3-hydroxycinnamic acid hydroxylase MhpA — MGCDSQQSDMQVDVIISGCGPVGALTGNLLGLMGVRTLLLERDTAPHGEPRAFSCDDEGLRIYQATGLLDLLRKDMRETRFAEYVGGTGQRFAEVHTGDTDFGFGHTPLWFFHQPLLERELREGLKRFEHVELRQGMAVERVEQDASGVTVRYRDAVTGAEHSVRGRYLLACDGARSGVRKTMGIQMSGKAYGEPWLAVSGTIEGPAPEICRFVCDPKRPAFVATGAVNQLRWEFMMLPGETREELERPETIAKLIAPYIDPSRVRIERAQVYTFHCLNAARWRDGNVFLLGDAAHTMPPFMGQGLVSGLRDASNLAWKLKRVLHGQAPDALLDTYEQERRPHVEAVQKLCVQVGHLFLARNPWVAAARDAVMRTMQRIPRVRRFIQGFEFKQPPLHDRGYYFGGKPAAGKAAEGTYFPQPRVRLESGEEVLLDDTLGNDFTVLCRHDAPAAELAAARGLAESLGGRLLTFRPSAQGPAKADAPAVEDVTGKLTEWFSRYTADVVVLRPDRFVFGAVKSQRLPELRQALGV, encoded by the coding sequence ATGGGTTGCGACAGCCAACAGTCCGACATGCAGGTAGATGTCATCATCAGCGGCTGCGGTCCGGTGGGTGCGCTGACAGGCAACCTGCTCGGGCTGATGGGGGTGCGGACGCTGCTGCTGGAGCGGGACACGGCGCCCCACGGCGAGCCCCGCGCCTTCTCGTGCGACGACGAGGGGCTGCGCATCTACCAGGCCACGGGGCTGCTGGACCTGCTGCGCAAGGACATGCGTGAGACGCGCTTCGCGGAGTACGTGGGCGGCACCGGCCAGCGCTTCGCGGAGGTGCACACCGGCGACACCGACTTCGGCTTCGGGCACACGCCGCTGTGGTTCTTCCACCAGCCGCTGCTGGAGCGCGAGCTGCGCGAGGGGCTCAAGCGCTTCGAGCACGTGGAGCTGCGCCAGGGGATGGCGGTGGAGCGGGTGGAGCAGGACGCGTCCGGGGTGACGGTGCGCTACCGGGACGCCGTCACGGGCGCGGAGCACTCGGTGCGCGGCCGGTACCTGCTGGCCTGTGACGGCGCGCGCAGCGGCGTGCGCAAGACGATGGGCATCCAGATGTCGGGCAAGGCGTACGGCGAGCCCTGGCTGGCGGTGTCCGGCACCATCGAGGGCCCGGCCCCTGAAATCTGCCGCTTCGTGTGCGACCCGAAGCGCCCGGCCTTCGTCGCCACGGGCGCGGTGAACCAGCTCCGCTGGGAGTTCATGATGCTCCCCGGCGAGACGCGCGAGGAGCTGGAGCGGCCGGAGACGATTGCGAAGCTGATTGCCCCCTACATCGACCCGTCGCGGGTCCGAATCGAGCGGGCGCAGGTGTACACGTTCCACTGCCTCAACGCGGCGCGCTGGCGCGACGGCAACGTCTTCCTGCTGGGCGACGCGGCGCACACCATGCCGCCCTTCATGGGCCAGGGGCTGGTGTCCGGCCTGCGTGACGCGTCCAACCTGGCGTGGAAGCTCAAGCGCGTGCTGCACGGGCAGGCGCCGGACGCGCTGCTGGACACCTACGAGCAGGAGCGCCGGCCGCACGTGGAGGCGGTGCAGAAGCTCTGCGTGCAGGTGGGCCACCTCTTCCTGGCGCGCAACCCCTGGGTGGCCGCCGCGCGCGACGCGGTGATGCGCACCATGCAGCGCATCCCCCGCGTGCGCCGCTTCATCCAGGGCTTCGAGTTCAAGCAGCCGCCGCTGCATGACCGGGGCTACTACTTCGGCGGCAAGCCCGCGGCCGGCAAGGCGGCGGAGGGGACGTACTTCCCGCAGCCCCGCGTGCGGCTGGAGTCCGGCGAGGAGGTGCTCCTCGACGACACCCTGGGCAACGACTTCACCGTGCTGTGCCGGCATGACGCTCCGGCGGCCGAGCTGGCCGCGGCGCGCGGGCTGGCGGAGTCGCTGGGCGGCCGGCTCTTGACGTTCCGCCCCTCGGCGCAGGGCCCGGCGAAGGCGGACGCCCCGGCCGTCGAGGACGTCACCGGGAAGCTCACCGAGTGGTTCTCCCGCTACACCGCCGACGTGGTGGTGCTGCGGCCGGACCGCTTCGTCTTCGGCGCCGTGAAGTCCCAGCGCCTCCCGGAGCTGCGCCAGGCGCTGGGGGTGTGA
- a CDS encoding BlaI/MecI/CopY family transcriptional regulator, producing the protein MTGKPEPEAPRPLTPVELELMQIVWRLGEVSVADVLAALPAERALAYTSVSTVLRILEQKGVVKSRKQGRGHLYSAVLPRDTYEAQSLRHLVDTVFAGTPSALVARLVEAVPLPPEEVERIRKLLQSKGGKP; encoded by the coding sequence GTGACTGGCAAACCCGAGCCCGAAGCGCCCCGGCCGTTGACGCCGGTGGAGCTCGAGCTGATGCAGATTGTCTGGAGACTCGGCGAGGTGAGCGTGGCGGACGTGCTCGCCGCGCTGCCGGCGGAGCGCGCGCTCGCGTACACCTCGGTCTCCACCGTGCTGCGCATCCTGGAGCAGAAGGGCGTGGTGAAGAGCCGCAAGCAGGGGCGTGGCCACCTGTACTCGGCGGTGCTGCCGCGGGACACCTACGAGGCGCAGAGCCTGCGCCACCTGGTGGACACCGTCTTCGCCGGCACACCGTCCGCGCTGGTGGCGCGGCTGGTGGAAGCGGTGCCGCTGCCTCCCGAGGAGGTGGAGCGCATCCGCAAGCTACTCCAGTCCAAGGGGGGCAAGCCGTGA